The following are from one region of the Mesorhizobium sp. B4-1-4 genome:
- a CDS encoding ABC transporter substrate-binding protein translates to MKSSLKLALGLASAVVGSTVVSNAAHAEDLTLCWAAWDPANALVELSKDFTKETGIGMKFEFVPWTNYADRFLNELNSHGKLCDLIIGDSQWIGGAAENGHYVKLNDFFDKEKISMDDFVPATVVGYSEWPKNTPNYWALPAMGDVVGWTYRKDWFSKPELQKEFKEKYGWDLGPPATFDQLKQIAEFFQKRQIDGKTVYGASIYTERGSEGITMGAMDVLYSYGFQYENPKKPYDMEGFVNSPDAIKGLEFYKALYDCCTPPGASNSYMGEGVDAFKSGQVAMHMNFAFTWPGLQKDENVGGDKIGYFVNPKGPGGAQFAQLGGQGISVVSYSDKQESALKYIKWFANKDVQAKWWSLGGYSCLNAVVKDPKFPSSQPYAQTFLDSMAIVKDFWAEPSYAPLLQASQKRFHDYVVAGQGSAKDALDGLVKDWTQIFQDDGKM, encoded by the coding sequence ATGAAATCGAGCTTGAAACTGGCGTTGGGACTGGCTTCGGCGGTGGTTGGGTCGACAGTTGTCTCGAATGCCGCGCACGCTGAAGACCTGACGCTGTGCTGGGCCGCCTGGGACCCGGCAAACGCGCTGGTCGAACTTTCCAAGGACTTTACCAAGGAAACCGGCATCGGCATGAAATTCGAATTCGTGCCATGGACGAACTATGCCGACCGCTTCCTCAACGAACTGAACTCGCACGGCAAATTGTGCGACCTGATCATCGGCGATAGCCAGTGGATCGGCGGCGCGGCCGAGAACGGCCACTATGTCAAGCTGAACGACTTCTTCGACAAGGAGAAGATCAGCATGGACGACTTCGTGCCGGCGACCGTCGTCGGCTATTCGGAATGGCCGAAGAACACGCCCAATTACTGGGCGCTGCCGGCCATGGGCGACGTCGTCGGCTGGACCTATCGCAAGGACTGGTTCTCGAAGCCCGAATTGCAGAAGGAATTCAAGGAGAAATATGGCTGGGACCTCGGCCCGCCGGCCACCTTCGACCAGCTGAAACAGATCGCTGAATTCTTCCAGAAGCGGCAGATCGACGGCAAGACGGTCTATGGCGCCTCGATCTACACGGAGCGCGGCTCGGAAGGCATCACCATGGGCGCCATGGACGTGCTCTACAGCTACGGCTTCCAGTACGAGAACCCGAAGAAGCCCTATGACATGGAAGGCTTCGTCAATTCGCCCGACGCGATCAAGGGCCTGGAATTCTACAAGGCGCTTTACGACTGCTGCACCCCTCCGGGCGCCTCGAACAGCTACATGGGCGAAGGCGTCGATGCCTTCAAATCCGGCCAGGTGGCGATGCACATGAACTTCGCCTTCACCTGGCCGGGCCTGCAGAAGGACGAAAATGTCGGCGGCGACAAAATAGGCTATTTCGTCAATCCCAAGGGTCCTGGCGGCGCACAGTTTGCCCAGCTCGGCGGCCAGGGCATTTCCGTGGTGTCCTATTCCGACAAGCAGGAATCGGCGCTGAAATACATCAAGTGGTTCGCCAACAAGGACGTGCAGGCCAAGTGGTGGTCGCTCGGCGGCTATTCCTGCCTCAACGCGGTCGTCAAGGACCCGAAATTCCCGTCTAGCCAGCCCTATGCGCAGACCTTCCTCGACTCGATGGCCATCGTGAAGGACTTCTGGGCCGAGCCGAGCTACGCGCCGCTGCTGCAGGCCTCGCAGAAGCGCTTCCACGACTACGTCGTCGCCGGCCAGGGTTCGGCCAAGGACGCACTCGACGGGCTGGTCAAGGACTGGACGCAGATCTTCCAGGACGACGGCAAGATGTAA
- a CDS encoding PIG-L deacetylase family protein, which translates to MKILALGAHPDDIEIFMFGTMAAYATQGAELTFAVATDGARGGKSDAGVLARVRREEATTAAALLGATPRFLDFPDGELVADGALIGALKTLLRETGPDLVVTHAPNDYHADHRALSDGVRIAASFAVPVLHADTMGGTGFAPTHYVDISAYRDIKTQAIRAHRSQGPEQYVDRARIQNEFRAGQCNGVPGSLAEAFRFEPRFPFADIRALLPPAPPLRPVTPIPDAANETG; encoded by the coding sequence GTGAAAATACTGGCGCTCGGTGCGCATCCCGACGACATCGAGATCTTCATGTTCGGTACGATGGCCGCCTATGCGACGCAAGGCGCAGAACTGACTTTTGCCGTGGCCACGGATGGTGCCAGGGGCGGCAAGAGCGATGCCGGGGTTCTGGCTCGTGTCCGTCGCGAGGAGGCGACGACCGCGGCCGCGCTGCTTGGCGCGACGCCGCGCTTCCTCGACTTCCCCGATGGCGAGCTGGTGGCCGACGGCGCGCTCATCGGCGCGTTGAAGACGCTTCTACGCGAGACCGGGCCGGATCTCGTGGTCACGCATGCGCCCAACGACTATCACGCAGACCACCGCGCGCTGTCGGACGGCGTGCGCATCGCGGCCTCGTTCGCCGTCCCCGTGCTGCATGCCGACACGATGGGCGGCACCGGATTCGCGCCCACGCACTATGTCGACATTTCCGCCTATCGGGATATCAAGACGCAGGCGATCCGCGCGCACCGGTCGCAGGGGCCGGAGCAATATGTCGACAGAGCGCGCATTCAGAACGAATTTCGCGCCGGCCAATGCAACGGCGTCCCCGGCTCATTGGCCGAGGCCTTCCGCTTCGAGCCCAGATTTCCCTTCGCCGACATACGCGCCTTGTTGCCGCCAGCGCCGCCCCTGCGGCCGGTGACGCCAATCCCGGACGCCGCCAACGAGACCGGCTAA
- a CDS encoding DMT family transporter: MPNGILLALIAYASYSGSDAVIKSLGGQFTVFEIGFFSTLFAGCFLFFSRPADERWRDFWRTKRPWAVQARAWAGIASGVLSVYAFTTIPLAETYALIFLAPLFVTILSTVILKEKVGPWRWLAVVAGFAGVMLVVRPGFRELHLGHLAAFTIAFLAAASVILMRSLAQQEKRTTMLGVLVGYGLLFNGIGAATTSFTLPDGRQLVWLVMAGAFTACGQFMQLLAAKYAPANRIAPTHYSQIVWAVILGALFFQEYPDWLSLVGLAVVGGSGLLTMVREEVRLGTVRWNPFSRTRL; the protein is encoded by the coding sequence GTGCCGAACGGAATCCTGCTCGCCCTCATCGCCTATGCAAGCTATTCGGGCAGCGATGCCGTTATCAAGAGCCTGGGTGGTCAGTTCACGGTGTTCGAGATCGGCTTCTTCTCGACGCTGTTTGCCGGCTGTTTCCTATTCTTCAGCCGTCCTGCTGACGAACGCTGGCGTGACTTCTGGCGCACAAAGCGTCCATGGGCGGTGCAGGCGCGTGCCTGGGCCGGCATCGCATCGGGTGTGCTCAGCGTCTACGCCTTCACCACCATTCCGCTGGCCGAGACCTATGCGCTGATTTTCCTCGCGCCGCTGTTCGTCACCATTCTCTCGACCGTGATCCTCAAGGAAAAGGTTGGCCCGTGGCGCTGGCTGGCGGTGGTCGCCGGCTTTGCCGGCGTCATGCTGGTGGTGCGGCCGGGTTTCCGCGAATTGCATCTCGGTCACCTCGCGGCGTTCACCATCGCCTTTCTCGCAGCCGCCAGCGTCATCCTGATGCGTTCGCTGGCGCAGCAGGAGAAGCGCACGACCATGCTCGGCGTGCTGGTCGGCTATGGGCTGCTGTTCAACGGTATCGGCGCCGCCACCACCTCCTTCACTCTTCCCGACGGAAGGCAGCTGGTGTGGCTGGTGATGGCAGGCGCTTTCACGGCCTGCGGGCAATTCATGCAGCTTCTGGCCGCCAAATACGCGCCCGCCAACCGGATCGCCCCGACGCATTATTCGCAGATCGTCTGGGCGGTCATCCTCGGCGCGCTGTTCTTCCAGGAATATCCCGACTGGCTGTCGCTGGTTGGTCTGGCGGTGGTCGGCGGTTCCGGTCTGCTGACCATGGTGCGCGAGGAGGTGCGGCTCGGCACCGTGCGTTGGAATCCGTTTTCACGGACCAGGCTATGA
- the hrpB gene encoding ATP-dependent helicase HrpB — protein MTTRPLPELPVTAVLPALSEALGKGNSAVLVAPPGAGKTTLVPLALLDASWLGTGKIVLLEPRRLAARAAARRMAELLSEEPGGTVGYAMRMENRTSAKTRILVVTEGVLARMILDDPELPGVSAVIFDEFHERSLDGDFGLALALDVQGALRPDLRLVVMSATLDGARVAKLLSGAPVIESEGRAFPVDVRYDERPAGVPVEDAMAKPIRAALAEESGSVLAFLPGQREIERTAERLAGRVGADTDIVPLYGQLDGKAQDAAIKPAPAGRRKVVLATSIAETSITIDGVRVVIDSGLSRLPRYEPASGLTRLETVRVSKASADQRAGRAGRTQAGVAIRLWRAEQTAALPAFTPPEILEADLSGLLLDCAAFGVADPAGLAFLDPPPAPALNEARTLLRALHAIDETGRLTEAGASMRKLALPVRLAHMVAEAARNGHADEAAMLAVLLTERGLGGDGADLERRLMRFRRERSPRATAARQLAERLAKQALPSPSRGGSATELSAAKRERRGGVGSGTRPIPPPHGASGVDTPGRATGLARPLDPLKEGDVAAGPILIHAWPDRVAKARGERGRFVLANGSGAMLDAADPLAGEPFLVVADLQGKAQNARVAAAAAINEEDIRATLADRIETRKQTSFDRERRAVRVRETVRLGAITLAERMLPAPAGAEADHAIVDAVREHGLSLLSWSKEAETLRQRLSWLHRGLGSPWPDMSDAALLERLDDWLLPFLSGAASLAAVDPGVVPAGLTSLVPHDLQRKVDALAPTHFDAPSGSHVPIRYDGEWPVLAVRVQELFGLDRHPSIANGTVPLTLELLSPAHRPIQTTRDLPGFWRGSWADVRADMRGRYPKHVWPENPLLATATARAKPRA, from the coding sequence ATGACGACAAGACCCCTGCCGGAACTTCCGGTCACAGCCGTGCTGCCGGCGCTCAGTGAAGCGCTCGGCAAGGGCAACAGCGCGGTTCTTGTGGCGCCGCCCGGTGCCGGCAAGACGACGCTGGTGCCCTTGGCACTGCTGGATGCCTCTTGGCTTGGCACGGGCAAAATCGTGCTGCTTGAGCCGCGCCGGCTCGCCGCTCGCGCCGCCGCCCGCCGCATGGCCGAGCTGCTGAGCGAGGAGCCCGGCGGCACCGTGGGCTACGCCATGCGCATGGAGAACCGCACTTCGGCCAAGACCAGGATACTGGTCGTCACCGAGGGTGTGCTCGCGCGCATGATCCTCGACGACCCCGAACTGCCCGGCGTCTCGGCTGTCATTTTCGACGAATTCCACGAGCGCTCTCTCGACGGCGATTTCGGTCTGGCGCTGGCGCTCGACGTGCAAGGTGCGCTGCGGCCCGACCTGCGCTTGGTCGTCATGTCGGCAACGCTCGATGGCGCCCGCGTCGCGAAACTCCTGTCGGGCGCGCCGGTGATCGAGAGCGAAGGTCGCGCTTTTCCTGTCGATGTCCGCTACGACGAGCGGCCGGCCGGCGTCCCGGTCGAGGACGCCATGGCCAAGCCGATCCGTGCGGCCCTTGCCGAAGAAAGCGGCAGCGTGCTCGCTTTCCTGCCGGGCCAGCGCGAGATCGAGCGCACCGCCGAACGGCTGGCCGGCAGGGTCGGGGCCGACACCGATATCGTTCCGCTCTACGGCCAGCTCGACGGCAAGGCGCAGGATGCAGCGATCAAGCCGGCGCCGGCAGGCCGCCGCAAGGTGGTGCTGGCGACCTCGATCGCCGAGACCTCCATCACCATCGACGGCGTGCGCGTCGTCATCGATTCCGGCCTGTCGCGGCTGCCGCGCTATGAACCGGCCAGCGGCCTGACCCGGCTGGAGACCGTGCGCGTCAGCAAGGCTTCCGCCGACCAGCGCGCCGGCCGCGCCGGACGCACGCAGGCCGGCGTCGCCATCCGGCTGTGGCGCGCCGAGCAGACGGCGGCGCTTCCCGCCTTCACGCCGCCGGAAATCCTCGAAGCGGACCTATCCGGCCTGCTGCTCGATTGCGCCGCCTTCGGTGTCGCCGATCCGGCCGGGCTCGCCTTTCTCGATCCGCCGCCGGCACCGGCGCTCAACGAGGCAAGGACGCTGCTGCGCGCGCTCCACGCCATCGACGAGACCGGGCGCCTGACCGAAGCGGGCGCTTCCATGCGCAAGCTCGCTCTGCCCGTGCGGCTGGCCCATATGGTCGCCGAAGCAGCCAGGAACGGACACGCCGATGAGGCGGCCATGCTCGCGGTGTTGCTCACCGAACGCGGCCTTGGCGGGGACGGCGCCGATCTAGAACGGCGGCTGATGCGCTTTCGCCGGGAAAGATCGCCGCGCGCCACCGCCGCGCGGCAACTGGCCGAGAGGCTGGCGAAGCAGGCCTTACCCTCCCCCTCGAGGGGAGGGTCGGCGACCGAGCTGAGCGCAGCGAAGCGGGAGAGACGGGGTGGGGTCGGTTCGGGCACGCGACCCATCCCTCCACCCCACGGTGCTTCGGGGGTCGACACACCGGGGCGAGCCACAGGTCTCGCCCGTCCCTTGGACCCCCTCAAGGAGGGGGATGTGGCCGCCGGTCCCATCCTCATCCACGCCTGGCCGGACCGCGTCGCCAAGGCGCGCGGCGAGCGCGGCCGCTTCGTGTTGGCCAATGGCTCCGGCGCCATGCTCGATGCCGCCGACCCCCTGGCCGGCGAGCCGTTTCTGGTCGTCGCCGATCTGCAGGGCAAGGCGCAGAATGCGCGCGTCGCGGCGGCGGCGGCAATAAATGAGGAGGATATCCGCGCCACGCTGGCCGACCGGATCGAGACGCGCAAGCAAACGAGCTTCGACCGCGAGCGCCGCGCCGTGCGCGTGCGCGAAACGGTGCGCCTCGGCGCCATCACGCTCGCCGAGCGCATGCTGCCGGCGCCGGCCGGTGCCGAGGCCGACCACGCCATCGTTGACGCGGTGCGTGAGCACGGGCTGTCGCTGCTGAGCTGGAGCAAGGAGGCCGAGACGCTGCGCCAGCGCCTCTCCTGGTTGCATCGCGGCCTCGGCTCGCCCTGGCCGGACATGTCGGACGCAGCACTTCTCGAACGCCTCGACGACTGGCTGCTGCCCTTCCTGTCGGGGGCCGCATCCCTGGCCGCCGTCGACCCCGGCGTTGTCCCGGCGGGCCTGACCTCGCTCGTGCCGCATGACCTGCAGCGCAAGGTCGATGCGCTGGCGCCGACCCATTTCGACGCCCCGTCGGGCAGTCACGTGCCGATCCGTTATGACGGCGAATGGCCGGTGCTGGCGGTTCGCGTGCAGGAACTGTTCGGCCTCGACCGCCATCCCTCCATCGCCAACGGCACCGTGCCGCTGACGCTCGAACTTCTGTCGCCGGCGCATCGGCCGATCCAGACGACCCGCGACCTGCCCGGCTTCTGGCGCGGCTCCTGGGCCGATGTGCGCGCCGACATGCGCGGCCGCTACCCCAAGCATGTCTGGCCGGAAAATCCGCTGCTCGCCACCGCCACCGCCCGCGCCAAGCCACGAGCATGA
- a CDS encoding ActS/PrrB/RegB family redox-sensitive histidine kinase, which translates to MAMINVLRAPDFQQSQRLRLNTLIRLRWLAIVGQSVTVLVVAYGLKFPLPVSLCFALIACSAWMNLFLAFRFPAAHRLTPLAAFGILIFDSLQLAGLLYMTGGLTNPFSLLMTVPVVISATSLPLRLTAILGGLVMMAATLLVFIHLPLPWYEGAPLVMPFIYVAGMWMAVLSSIAFTAIYAFRVAAEARLLANALAATELVLQREQHLSALDGLAAAAAHELGTPLATITLVAKEMEKALGKDPKYGDDVKLLRSQSERCREILKRLTSLSSEGEAHLSRLPLTSLVEEVTAPHRDFGISIKLRPGECTGPEPVGRRNPGVIYGLGNLVENAVDFARKSVTVRWSWDEATVTFSIIDDGPGFPPEIIDRIGEPYMSTRQGTEAGGGLGLGLFIAKTLLERSGAALDFRNSSGLGEGAVVRISWPRTVFLNPESAPATMFDTA; encoded by the coding sequence ATGGCGATGATCAACGTTTTGCGCGCACCCGACTTCCAGCAGAGCCAGCGGCTGCGGCTCAACACGCTGATCCGACTGCGCTGGCTGGCTATCGTCGGCCAGAGCGTGACGGTGCTCGTTGTCGCTTATGGTTTGAAGTTCCCATTGCCGGTCAGCCTGTGCTTCGCGCTGATCGCCTGCTCGGCCTGGATGAACCTGTTCCTGGCCTTCCGGTTTCCGGCCGCGCACCGGCTCACCCCGTTGGCCGCTTTCGGCATCCTGATCTTCGACAGCCTGCAGCTTGCCGGCCTGCTCTACATGACCGGCGGCCTGACCAATCCGTTCTCGCTGCTGATGACCGTGCCCGTCGTCATTTCGGCGACGTCGCTGCCCCTGCGCCTGACCGCCATTCTCGGCGGGCTGGTGATGATGGCGGCGACCTTGCTTGTGTTCATCCATCTGCCGTTGCCCTGGTATGAAGGCGCGCCGTTGGTGATGCCCTTCATCTATGTCGCCGGCATGTGGATGGCGGTGCTGTCCTCGATCGCTTTCACGGCCATCTATGCCTTCCGGGTGGCCGCCGAAGCGCGGCTTCTGGCCAATGCGCTTGCCGCCACCGAACTGGTGCTGCAGCGCGAGCAGCATCTCTCGGCGCTCGACGGCCTGGCCGCCGCGGCGGCGCACGAGCTCGGGACACCGCTCGCCACCATCACGCTCGTCGCCAAGGAAATGGAAAAGGCGCTCGGCAAGGATCCGAAATATGGCGATGACGTGAAGCTGCTGCGCTCGCAGAGCGAGCGTTGCCGCGAAATCCTCAAGCGCCTGACCAGCCTGTCGTCCGAGGGTGAGGCGCATCTGTCCCGTCTGCCGCTGACTTCGCTGGTCGAGGAGGTCACCGCGCCGCATCGCGACTTCGGCATCTCGATCAAGCTTCGTCCCGGCGAATGCACCGGGCCGGAGCCGGTCGGGCGCCGCAATCCGGGCGTCATCTACGGCCTCGGCAATCTGGTCGAGAACGCCGTCGATTTTGCCCGCAAGAGCGTCACCGTGCGCTGGAGCTGGGACGAGGCGACCGTCACCTTTTCGATCATCGACGACGGGCCCGGCTTTCCGCCCGAGATCATCGACCGCATCGGCGAGCCTTACATGTCGACGCGCCAGGGCACGGAGGCCGGCGGTGGCCTGGGGCTTGGCCTGTTCATTGCCAAGACGCTGCTCGAACGCTCGGGCGCCGCGCTCGATTTCCGCAATTCGAGCGGCCTGGGCGAGGGCGCGGTGGTGCGGATTTCATGGCCGAGAACCGTCTTCCTGAACCCGGAATCGGCCCCGGCCACCATGTTTGATACCGCGTGA
- a CDS encoding ActR/PrrA/RegA family redox response regulator transcription factor: MTGDENIGAMVEGEDTSLLIVDDDKPFLTRLARAMETRGFVVETAESVEEAVGKARANPPAYAVVDMRLGDGNGLDVVAAIREKREDSRTIILTGYGNIATAVTAVKLGAVDYLSKPADADDVFAALTRTTGERAAPPENPMSADRVRWEHIQRVYEMCERNVSETARRLNMHRRTLQRILAKRAPR; this comes from the coding sequence ATGACAGGCGATGAAAATATTGGCGCAATGGTTGAGGGCGAGGACACTTCGCTTCTAATCGTCGACGACGACAAGCCGTTCCTGACCCGCCTGGCCCGCGCCATGGAAACCAGGGGCTTCGTGGTCGAGACCGCCGAGAGCGTCGAGGAGGCGGTGGGCAAGGCGCGCGCCAACCCGCCCGCCTACGCCGTGGTCGACATGCGGCTTGGCGACGGCAACGGCCTCGATGTCGTCGCCGCCATCCGCGAGAAGCGCGAGGATTCCCGTACCATCATCCTGACCGGCTACGGCAACATCGCCACCGCGGTGACAGCGGTGAAACTCGGCGCCGTCGACTATCTGTCGAAGCCGGCCGATGCCGACGATGTCTTTGCCGCGCTGACCCGCACCACCGGTGAGCGCGCCGCGCCCCCCGAAAACCCCATGTCGGCCGACCGTGTCCGCTGGGAGCACATCCAGCGCGTCTACGAAATGTGCGAGCGCAACGTCTCCGAGACCGCGCGCCGGCTAAACATGCACCGCCGCACGCTGCAGCGGATCCTCGCCAAGCGCGCGCCGCGCTGA
- the nhaA gene encoding Na+/H+ antiporter NhaA produces the protein MQDLKQRPVSVFREFLDSEAAGGITLMVAAALALIVANSPLAETYFSVLHAYLGPLSVSHWVNDGLMAVFFLLVGLEIKREMLDGQLSTWPRRVLPGIAAAGGMVVPALVYVAVNRNNGPALSGWAIPTATDIAFALGVLSLLGSRVPASLKVFLTALAIIDDLGAVIIIAIFYTSGLSLAYLGAAFAVIAALIMLNRMRVMTLAPYLVLGAILWVLVLKSGVHATLAGVALALTIPLERAAGHDLEHSPLHRLEHGLHKLVAFIVVPIFGFANAGVSLAGLSLGALIEPLTLGVAAGLVVGKLVGVFGSSALAIRLGLADLPGHAGWSHMLGVSLLCGIGFTMSLFIGLLAFAGDVTLQDSVKVGILAGSFIAAILGAAVLLLAPAAGGVEEDEE, from the coding sequence ATGCAGGATTTGAAGCAACGGCCGGTTTCCGTCTTCCGCGAATTTCTCGACAGCGAGGCGGCCGGCGGCATCACTCTGATGGTGGCGGCCGCCCTGGCGCTGATTGTCGCCAATTCGCCGCTTGCCGAGACCTACTTCTCCGTTCTCCACGCCTATCTCGGCCCGCTCAGCGTCTCGCACTGGGTCAATGACGGGCTGATGGCGGTGTTCTTCCTGCTCGTCGGGCTGGAGATCAAACGCGAGATGCTGGACGGCCAGCTTTCGACCTGGCCCAGGCGCGTGCTGCCCGGCATCGCGGCCGCCGGCGGCATGGTGGTTCCTGCCCTTGTCTATGTCGCCGTCAACCGCAACAACGGGCCGGCCTTGTCCGGCTGGGCTATCCCGACCGCCACCGACATCGCCTTCGCGCTCGGCGTGCTGTCGCTTCTCGGCAGCCGGGTGCCGGCCTCGCTGAAGGTCTTCCTCACCGCGCTCGCCATCATCGACGATCTCGGCGCCGTCATCATCATCGCCATATTCTACACCAGCGGCCTGTCGCTGGCCTACCTCGGCGCCGCCTTCGCCGTCATCGCCGCGCTCATCATGCTCAACCGCATGCGGGTGATGACGCTGGCGCCCTATCTCGTGCTTGGCGCCATCCTGTGGGTGCTGGTGCTGAAGTCGGGCGTCCACGCCACGCTCGCCGGCGTGGCCCTGGCGCTCACCATTCCGCTTGAACGCGCCGCCGGGCACGACCTCGAGCATTCGCCCCTGCACCGGCTCGAGCACGGCCTGCACAAGCTCGTGGCATTCATAGTCGTACCGATCTTCGGCTTTGCCAATGCCGGTGTTTCGCTCGCCGGCCTGAGCCTTGGCGCGCTGATCGAGCCGTTGACGCTGGGCGTCGCCGCCGGTCTCGTCGTCGGCAAACTGGTCGGCGTCTTCGGCTCCTCCGCACTTGCCATCCGTCTCGGCCTGGCCGACCTGCCCGGCCATGCCGGCTGGTCGCATATGCTCGGCGTGTCGCTGCTCTGCGGCATCGGCTTCACCATGAGCCTGTTCATCGGCCTGCTCGCCTTCGCCGGCGATGTAACCCTGCAGGACTCCGTCAAGGTCGGCATTCTCGCCGGCTCCTTCATCGCCGCCATCCTCGGCGCGGCGGTGCTTTTGCTGGCGCCGGCGGCGGGAGGGGTGGAAGAGGACGAGGAATAG
- a CDS encoding MmcB family DNA repair protein → MPIISPIPLNPLIDGRQSERAMLVRRGVQRLLMQMGAHVLPELSLATGRRADLVALTRQGDVWIIEIKSSIEDFRVDRKWPDYRLHSDRFFFATHPGVPADIFPEECGFILSDGYGAEILRDAPEHRMAAATRKALMLRIARAGASRLLAAELAGVSVPVLEGESE, encoded by the coding sequence ATGCCGATCATTTCGCCGATTCCCCTCAACCCTCTCATCGACGGTCGCCAGTCCGAGCGCGCCATGCTGGTGCGGCGCGGCGTGCAGCGGCTGTTGATGCAGATGGGCGCGCATGTGCTGCCGGAACTGTCGCTGGCCACGGGCCGGCGCGCCGATCTCGTGGCGCTGACGCGCCAGGGCGATGTCTGGATCATCGAGATCAAATCCTCGATCGAGGATTTCCGGGTCGACCGCAAATGGCCCGACTATCGGCTGCATTCCGACCGCTTCTTCTTCGCCACCCATCCCGGCGTGCCGGCGGACATCTTTCCGGAAGAGTGCGGCTTCATCCTCTCCGATGGCTACGGCGCCGAAATCCTGCGCGATGCGCCGGAGCACCGCATGGCGGCGGCAACGCGCAAGGCGCTGATGCTGCGCATTGCGCGCGCCGGTGCCTCGCGGCTGCTGGCGGCCGAACTGGCCGGTGTGTCCGTGCCGGTGCTGGAGGGGGAGAGCGAGTAG
- a CDS encoding immunity 53 family protein has product MDVLDWLARWYEAQCDGVWEHRFGPSISTIDNPGWSLKIDLVGTDCDGRTLDPITHNRGHPTDWWTCWTKDNVFEGAGGPLHLRSLLEAFRDWATNVR; this is encoded by the coding sequence ATGGACGTTCTGGATTGGTTGGCCCGCTGGTATGAAGCCCAATGCGATGGTGTTTGGGAGCATCGGTTTGGTCCTTCGATCAGCACCATCGATAATCCCGGCTGGTCCTTGAAAATCGACCTTGTGGGGACGGACTGCGACGGGCGTACTCTTGATCCGATCACGCACAATCGCGGGCATCCAACCGACTGGTGGACATGCTGGACGAAGGACAACGTGTTTGAGGGGGCTGGCGGCCCGCTCCATCTGCGTTCGCTTCTGGAGGCTTTCCGAGATTGGGCGACGAATGTCCGCTGA
- the cueR gene encoding Cu(I)-responsive transcriptional regulator, with protein sequence MNVGDAAHRSGLPAKTIRYYEEIGLIAPARAANGYRDYSGDDIHRLAFLRRARNLGFSIDDCRQLMALYQDRGRASHDVREIAAAHVTAIEEKVRELQSMRSTLQKLIHACHGDERPDCPILDDMAGAVEREPTAVGRQ encoded by the coding sequence ATGAATGTCGGCGACGCCGCCCACCGTTCAGGCCTGCCGGCCAAGACCATCCGTTACTATGAGGAGATCGGCCTGATCGCGCCCGCGCGCGCCGCCAATGGCTATCGCGACTATTCCGGCGACGACATCCACCGGCTGGCCTTCCTGCGTCGCGCGCGCAATCTCGGCTTTTCCATCGACGATTGCCGCCAGTTGATGGCGCTCTACCAGGATCGCGGCCGCGCCAGCCACGACGTGCGCGAGATCGCCGCCGCCCATGTCACGGCGATCGAGGAGAAGGTACGCGAATTGCAGTCGATGCGCTCGACCCTGCAGAAACTGATCCACGCCTGCCATGGCGACGAGCGGCCGGACTGCCCGATCCTGGATGATATGGCGGGGGCGGTGGAACGCGAACCGACCGCCGTCGGACGTCAATAG
- a CDS encoding L,D-transpeptidase, translating to MRMKSLAIFAALALSTAIAGCSTIGGQIFSNDYGAVTDAGYQLPRIPIERVPRQFHRQEVNYDTKEKPGTIIVDTQNKFLYFVEGDGRAIRYGIGVGREGFEWHGTAHIAIKREWPTWTPPSQMIKRQPELAKFAGGMEPGLKNPLGARAMYLFNKGGDMGYRLHGSPEWNSIGKAMSSGCIRLMNQDIIDLYDRASVGAKVIVI from the coding sequence ATGCGCATGAAGTCGCTTGCAATATTTGCCGCATTGGCGCTGTCTACCGCTATCGCCGGTTGCAGCACCATCGGCGGACAGATCTTCTCCAACGACTATGGCGCGGTGACCGATGCTGGTTATCAACTGCCGCGCATCCCGATCGAAAGGGTGCCGAGGCAGTTCCACCGGCAGGAAGTGAACTACGACACCAAGGAAAAGCCCGGCACGATCATCGTCGATACGCAGAACAAGTTCCTCTATTTCGTCGAGGGCGACGGCCGCGCGATCCGCTACGGCATCGGCGTTGGCCGCGAGGGCTTCGAGTGGCATGGCACGGCCCATATCGCCATCAAGCGCGAATGGCCGACCTGGACGCCGCCGTCACAGATGATCAAGCGTCAGCCGGAGCTCGCCAAATTCGCCGGCGGCATGGAGCCGGGCCTGAAGAACCCGCTCGGCGCGCGCGCCATGTATCTGTTCAACAAGGGCGGTGACATGGGTTACCGCCTGCACGGCAGCCCGGAATGGAACTCGATCGGCAAGGCCATGTCGTCTGGCTGCATCCGGCTGATGAACCAGGACATCATCGATCTCTATGACCGCGCCTCGGTCGGCGCCAAGGTCATCGTGATATAG